From Phosphitispora fastidiosa, one genomic window encodes:
- a CDS encoding 4Fe-4S dicluster domain-containing protein encodes MYHLITKGLVKVWLRKLIKQGVLVAPTELAGGDVVFKEAFTPENVLLKFKKPLYSVKSYFMPQEETLFTFHDSSVNTLEEVFDEFPRIFFGLRPCDLKAITQADRFFNEGFQDAYYDHRRKQTLLMVIGCNNPDSNCFCHTMGIGPFYKDGADIFMVDLGHSFAVTAQTPKGTAAVEDYSYLFEKASEEDEEDIFFEENSALSRLNFNMPQNIKLPDFTKVDDGFWEKASRRCFSCGSCSYVCPLCFCYNVVDRQNRASQGKRVRTWDSCVFEGFTRMAGRHNMFKTRQDRLKKRFAHKLYQYPETYGYMGCTGCGRCTVTCPGNIGMMSMIKQLAEEVSTDGKK; translated from the coding sequence ATGTATCATCTCATAACAAAGGGACTTGTTAAAGTCTGGCTGAGAAAACTGATCAAGCAGGGAGTCCTGGTAGCGCCAACTGAGCTGGCCGGCGGGGATGTGGTTTTTAAAGAGGCTTTTACGCCTGAAAATGTCTTGCTGAAATTTAAAAAGCCGTTATATTCAGTGAAATCGTATTTTATGCCGCAGGAAGAAACCCTATTTACCTTTCATGATAGCTCTGTGAACACACTTGAAGAAGTATTTGACGAATTTCCCAGGATATTTTTCGGCCTCCGGCCTTGTGATCTCAAGGCGATAACCCAGGCTGACAGATTTTTTAACGAAGGGTTTCAGGACGCATACTATGATCACCGGCGCAAGCAGACGTTATTAATGGTTATCGGGTGTAATAACCCGGATAGCAACTGTTTCTGCCATACAATGGGTATCGGGCCTTTTTATAAAGACGGGGCGGACATTTTCATGGTAGATTTGGGGCACAGTTTTGCCGTCACGGCCCAAACACCAAAAGGCACGGCTGCTGTTGAAGATTACTCCTATCTCTTTGAAAAGGCCTCAGAAGAAGACGAAGAAGATATATTTTTTGAAGAGAACTCAGCCCTGAGCAGACTCAATTTTAACATGCCGCAAAATATTAAGCTGCCTGATTTTACTAAAGTTGATGACGGGTTTTGGGAAAAAGCCAGCCGCCGATGCTTTAGCTGTGGAAGCTGCTCATATGTATGCCCCTTGTGCTTCTGCTACAATGTGGTCGACAGGCAGAACAGGGCTTCTCAGGGTAAGCGGGTAAGGACGTGGGATTCGTGTGTTTTTGAGGGATTTACCCGTATGGCAGGGCGCCATAATATGTTTAAAACCCGGCAGGATAGGTTGAAAAAGAGGTTTGCCCATAAGCTTTATCAATATCCGGAAACGTATGGCTATATGGGATGTACCGGGTGCGGCCGTTGTACAGTTACCTGCCCCGGGAATATCGGAATGATGTCTATGATTAAACAGTTAGCGGAGGAGGTGTCTACAGATGGCAAAAAATGA
- a CDS encoding FAD/NAD(P)-binding protein yields the protein MAKNELAPKAARIMNITQETSDTKTFTLVFTNPADQDAFNYRPGQFVEISVLGVGEAPISITSSPSRKGFLELSIKRVGQLTEIIHALSPGSIVGIRGPYGNGFPFEDVSGDNILFVAGGIGLAPLRSLINYVFDNRRDYGDVKILYGSRNSGELVFTGELDRWSGMPETEVLVTVDRGDEHWQGNVGLVTTLIPRIKLTPESYSAFVCGPPVMIPFVIKDLLKLGFREDKIISTLENYMKCGVGKCGHCLLGGKFICMEGPVFKYSQMKDLGFG from the coding sequence ATGGCAAAAAATGAACTGGCTCCTAAAGCGGCCCGGATAATGAACATTACCCAGGAAACCAGTGATACAAAAACCTTCACCCTCGTTTTTACTAATCCCGCGGACCAGGATGCCTTTAATTACCGACCGGGGCAGTTTGTGGAGATATCAGTACTGGGAGTTGGCGAAGCCCCTATCTCGATAACGTCATCACCCTCGCGGAAAGGTTTTTTGGAGCTCAGCATTAAGCGGGTCGGACAATTGACCGAAATTATCCATGCTCTGTCTCCCGGCAGTATAGTCGGAATAAGGGGTCCGTATGGCAATGGGTTTCCCTTCGAGGATGTCAGTGGTGACAACATCTTGTTTGTGGCTGGGGGAATAGGGCTGGCGCCGCTTCGTTCACTAATAAACTATGTTTTTGATAATCGTCGCGATTATGGAGATGTAAAAATACTATATGGCTCCAGAAATTCCGGGGAACTGGTTTTTACAGGGGAGTTAGACCGGTGGAGCGGGATGCCGGAAACAGAAGTGCTGGTCACAGTTGATAGAGGGGATGAACATTGGCAGGGTAATGTGGGGCTGGTAACCACTCTGATTCCCAGAATCAAACTGACACCGGAAAGTTATTCAGCTTTTGTTTGTGGTCCTCCGGTGATGATTCCCTTCGTAATTAAAGACTTGCTCAAACTGGGTTTCAGGGAAGATAAAATTATCAGCACCCTGGAAAATTACATGAAGTGCGGAGTAGGCAAGTGCGGACACTGCCTGCTGGGTGGAAAATTCATCTGTATGGAAGGACCTGTTTTTAAATACAGTCAAATGAAGGACTTAGGTTTTGGGTAG
- a CDS encoding ABC transporter substrate-binding protein, translating into MKKKIGMLVVLVSCILILSTAIFTGCGGQTKDAASQNTDLEPPKTITIGYIAMTRSSPQALINREKKMFEKAFGDAGYEVEWVITRGRDNVGPLMEEGKFHFLYTPINNFTAYFTETSQFAAGNNYRIIAGSQAVPEGSILLVNENISELKDLDGKVIGIVNNSYSHEMLLNLQLSKAGLATETVGGSVKVRFQDYLAEFYEMFRNGEFDAIIARDTEEPNLPERFPNAKKLLSLNDGSAAGDTIPSAWLYARSDVLENWPDLANIMLKTHIELTAAAEENRKDLPRLATDALDYYYQEVVGAVDYEKTPMEEIAAQWDEIHITYDPNEEFVKNLHTFIFDAGYTDKPYNKFADFRPLKAILEK; encoded by the coding sequence ATGAAGAAGAAAATTGGTATGCTGGTGGTCTTAGTGTCATGTATTCTAATATTATCCACTGCAATTTTCACCGGCTGCGGGGGCCAGACAAAAGATGCAGCATCTCAAAACACCGACTTGGAACCGCCGAAAACAATTACAATCGGTTATATTGCCATGACCCGCTCCTCGCCTCAGGCTCTGATTAACCGTGAGAAAAAGATGTTTGAAAAAGCATTTGGGGATGCCGGATATGAGGTGGAATGGGTAATCACCCGCGGCAGAGATAATGTAGGTCCTTTGATGGAGGAAGGCAAATTTCATTTTCTATATACGCCGATTAACAATTTCACTGCTTATTTCACAGAAACCTCACAATTTGCCGCCGGAAACAATTATCGCATCATCGCAGGAAGTCAGGCCGTACCTGAAGGTTCCATCCTGTTAGTCAATGAAAACATCTCTGAACTCAAAGACCTGGACGGAAAAGTTATCGGGATTGTAAATAACAGCTATTCCCATGAAATGCTCTTAAACCTACAGCTATCAAAAGCGGGACTGGCCACCGAAACTGTCGGCGGTTCAGTAAAGGTGCGTTTTCAGGATTATTTAGCTGAATTCTACGAGATGTTCAGAAACGGGGAATTCGATGCCATTATAGCCCGCGACACAGAAGAGCCGAATTTGCCGGAACGGTTTCCCAATGCCAAAAAACTGCTCTCCTTAAATGACGGCAGCGCCGCAGGTGATACAATTCCCAGCGCCTGGCTGTATGCCAGGAGCGATGTTCTGGAAAACTGGCCCGACTTGGCTAACATCATGCTGAAAACCCATATTGAACTAACCGCCGCAGCTGAAGAGAACAGAAAAGACCTGCCCCGGCTGGCCACTGATGCTCTGGACTATTATTATCAAGAAGTTGTGGGAGCTGTCGATTATGAAAAAACTCCAATGGAAGAAATCGCCGCCCAATGGGATGAAATTCATATCACCTATGACCCTAATGAGGAGTTTGTCAAAAATCTGCACACCTTTATTTTCGATGCCGGGTATACGGACAAACCATATAACAAGTTTGCCGACTTCCGTCCGCTAAAAGCCATTTTGGAAAAATAA
- a CDS encoding cytochrome c family protein produces the protein MTEKVKKAYSKLSTNLKIGIVLSFAAIFLTSSVLIASEGSGIICSSHVPAKDSTVNVTNPNGSVYVKDTVDDLNPNSLAVKVNGKPVAASLQFKGYTDACTETWITQSYKEGTISFSTSGLPEGVNTVEISIADIKGNVLTEQWSFKVDALPLPSKWTPAKDSTIATANPAISLYVAARAVDLNPQSISAKLNGEPVAASLQYRGYNDACTDTWVITSYKEGTIKINPTGLKDGVNTVEMAIADKAGNKVNEAWSFTVAEKPVITSLYPVNGSENVGVTKVSAVIKDNTAVNWDGVKLYINNNETAFTHNEETGEFSANYDFPTGNHQVKLVAVDMNGNQNTATWSFISSSTASELTALQYFSDGMTITNGVLKFYAKLNDSVDINDNVTLKLNGVPLDIDFKFKGYTDTCSDDGQYIILSRKEAYVSYEKKVIDGENLTLELYAENKYGYSRTWTWTFNVLTPPTITNAAPLKYGVTDLQPVISAVIGENDHLASIVMKLNGVDVDYQYDSNTGKLTYIPAEPLANETNYTVSVSAVDGIGLTADSTWKFTVNTYPDMYDGNVTSCQACHENQSSRAPYEAIHPEFLFQGHENSCDNCHIYVTIPDVCSGCHYAGQILPEPFPPHNEYPGIKYSPKRQSTSEPLRVTTNREEWDCIICHQPGAGTKTGPTWGNNRLLNNHDIPQLHIAPLTTNTESCLECHARSLTREHARDGRVDKAGRAINCNTCHKSTDPAVQGAITAKDLSCTACHESADHEALHVSSIDSNCGECHSDSLTTEHMNNEKTTGSKGYGCETCHVSSKKQVVRAIETNRRNCTSCHTQGHDVYFADDVPADIPLYESFEWTTPMEAEIFAGEAGIPAEYLIGQVVMSNRRTDLNLDNVRQFYNDSLTSNSWESTAYTVSDDGQRFAAQYKKGSRNVLIYFFNTAGRAGEGSPVPAGSRLEIWYK, from the coding sequence ATGACTGAGAAAGTAAAAAAGGCTTACTCAAAACTAAGCACTAACTTGAAAATTGGTATCGTGCTGAGCTTTGCCGCAATATTTCTAACCAGTTCTGTCCTTATTGCTTCTGAGGGCAGCGGCATTATTTGCAGCAGCCACGTTCCGGCCAAGGATAGTACAGTGAATGTGACTAATCCGAATGGTTCTGTATATGTCAAAGACACGGTTGATGATTTGAACCCCAATTCTCTCGCTGTTAAAGTTAACGGCAAACCTGTTGCAGCCAGCCTGCAATTTAAAGGCTATACCGACGCCTGCACCGAAACCTGGATTACTCAGAGCTATAAAGAAGGAACCATCAGCTTCAGCACCTCTGGGCTGCCGGAAGGCGTCAACACTGTTGAAATAAGTATTGCCGACATTAAAGGTAATGTGTTAACCGAACAATGGTCCTTCAAAGTGGATGCCCTGCCTTTGCCAAGCAAGTGGACTCCCGCCAAAGACAGTACTATTGCAACTGCGAATCCTGCTATTTCACTATATGTTGCGGCCAGGGCTGTTGACCTGAACCCCCAGTCGATAAGCGCCAAGCTGAACGGCGAACCTGTTGCAGCCAGCCTGCAGTATAGGGGCTACAATGATGCCTGCACCGATACTTGGGTCATTACGAGCTATAAAGAAGGTACGATTAAAATTAACCCTACGGGACTTAAAGACGGGGTTAATACTGTTGAAATGGCAATTGCCGATAAAGCCGGAAATAAGGTAAATGAAGCATGGTCTTTTACTGTAGCGGAAAAGCCGGTAATTACCAGCCTGTACCCCGTAAATGGCTCTGAGAATGTAGGAGTGACCAAGGTTTCTGCAGTTATCAAGGATAATACTGCGGTTAACTGGGACGGTGTCAAGCTGTACATCAATAATAATGAAACTGCTTTTACTCATAATGAAGAGACAGGTGAGTTCAGCGCCAATTATGATTTTCCCACGGGTAACCATCAGGTGAAGCTTGTGGCTGTTGACATGAATGGCAACCAGAATACTGCCACCTGGAGCTTCATTTCCAGCTCGACAGCTTCGGAACTGACCGCCCTGCAGTATTTCTCAGACGGCATGACCATAACTAATGGGGTGTTGAAGTTTTATGCCAAGTTAAACGACTCGGTAGATATAAATGATAATGTAACCCTAAAGCTAAACGGCGTTCCTCTGGACATTGACTTTAAGTTCAAGGGTTATACGGATACATGTTCCGATGACGGTCAATACATAATTCTGTCAAGAAAAGAAGCCTATGTTTCATACGAGAAAAAAGTTATTGATGGCGAAAACTTAACCCTGGAGCTGTATGCTGAAAACAAATATGGCTACAGCAGGACCTGGACCTGGACGTTTAATGTTCTGACACCGCCCACCATAACTAATGCAGCACCGCTAAAATATGGTGTGACTGATCTTCAGCCGGTTATTTCCGCTGTTATCGGTGAAAATGATCACTTGGCATCAATTGTGATGAAATTAAATGGGGTGGATGTTGATTATCAATATGACTCAAATACTGGCAAGCTCACCTATATTCCTGCTGAACCGCTGGCAAATGAGACTAATTATACAGTCAGTGTGTCGGCTGTAGACGGAATTGGCCTGACTGCCGACAGCACCTGGAAATTTACGGTGAACACTTATCCTGACATGTATGACGGTAATGTAACAAGCTGTCAGGCCTGTCATGAGAATCAAAGCAGCCGGGCGCCTTATGAGGCGATACACCCAGAGTTTCTGTTTCAGGGCCATGAGAATAGCTGCGATAATTGCCATATTTATGTTACTATACCTGATGTCTGCAGCGGGTGTCATTATGCCGGACAGATACTTCCCGAGCCGTTCCCGCCACACAACGAATATCCGGGGATAAAATACTCACCAAAACGGCAGAGCACTTCAGAGCCGCTAAGGGTGACCACCAATAGGGAGGAATGGGACTGCATCATTTGTCACCAGCCCGGAGCAGGCACTAAGACGGGACCTACCTGGGGAAATAACAGGCTGTTGAACAACCACGATATTCCACAGCTTCATATTGCACCCCTGACAACGAACACCGAGTCGTGCCTTGAATGTCACGCCAGGTCGCTGACCAGGGAACACGCACGGGATGGCAGGGTTGACAAAGCAGGCAGGGCGATTAACTGTAATACCTGCCATAAGAGTACCGACCCAGCGGTGCAGGGCGCAATCACAGCAAAAGACTTAAGCTGTACGGCCTGCCATGAAAGTGCGGATCATGAGGCTTTACATGTCAGCAGTATTGATAGTAACTGCGGAGAATGCCACAGCGACAGCCTGACCACTGAGCATATGAATAATGAGAAGACTACCGGGAGCAAGGGCTATGGCTGTGAGACCTGCCATGTAAGCAGCAAGAAACAAGTTGTCAGGGCCATTGAGACAAACAGGCGTAATTGTACCAGTTGTCATACTCAAGGACACGATGTTTACTTTGCTGATGATGTACCAGCTGACATTCCGCTTTACGAATCCTTTGAGTGGACCACGCCAATGGAAGCCGAGATATTTGCTGGTGAAGCCGGTATTCCGGCAGAATACCTGATTGGTCAGGTGGTTATGTCAAACAGACGCACAGACCTGAATCTGGATAATGTGCGCCAATTCTACAATGACTCCCTTACATCAAATAGTTGGGAAAGTACGGCGTACACGGTATCAGATGATGGTCAGCGCTTCGCTGCACAATATAAAAAAGGAAGCCGTAATGTCTTAATATACTTCTTCAACACTGCAGGCCGAGCCGGTGAGGGCAGCCCGGTTCCAGCAGGATCAAGGCTGGAAATATGGTATAAGTAG
- a CDS encoding TetR/AcrR family transcriptional regulator gives MSFKETSGGSRVERKKEETRKKIMAVAMTLIKRQGFDTTTMEQIAREADIAKGTLYNYFPVKEAIIDEFIKRSFREKNPDRMQQCREMPDTRSRMILIFSELMEGVQAGKEFFEKYLVYRMQNMVSFRVGESEKSGFYLIASKIIELGQKNGEIRKDLPLYILEDLLEFAFIEVVKQFYFDPDKFNASKAIEQCVDLFIYAVRPED, from the coding sequence ATGAGTTTTAAGGAAACTTCCGGTGGAAGCCGGGTTGAGCGAAAAAAGGAAGAGACCAGGAAAAAGATTATGGCTGTTGCCATGACACTGATTAAGCGGCAGGGTTTTGATACTACCACTATGGAACAGATAGCCAGGGAGGCTGATATTGCCAAAGGAACCCTGTACAATTATTTTCCTGTCAAGGAAGCAATAATTGACGAATTTATTAAGCGGTCCTTCAGGGAAAAAAACCCGGACAGAATGCAACAGTGCCGGGAAATGCCTGATACCCGGTCCCGCATGATCCTTATTTTCAGTGAGTTGATGGAAGGTGTACAGGCCGGCAAAGAATTTTTTGAAAAGTATCTTGTTTACCGGATGCAGAACATGGTTTCATTTCGGGTTGGTGAAAGCGAGAAAAGCGGGTTTTACCTGATTGCATCCAAGATAATTGAACTGGGACAAAAAAACGGCGAAATCCGAAAGGACTTACCGCTATACATACTGGAAGATTTACTCGAATTTGCTTTTATTGAAGTAGTGAAGCAGTTTTATTTTGATCCTGATAAGTTTAATGCCAGTAAAGCTATTGAACAGTGTGTCGACCTCTTTATTTATGCGGTCAGACCAGAAGATTAA
- a CDS encoding alpha/beta fold hydrolase: protein MSFIKVNGINLHYEIRGSGPRVLFLHGIGADLKNLVGIFNSPVPQQFTVLAFDYRGLGESDSPAEPFSIADMAEDAAGLAAAVGWDRYHVLGASMGGMVAQELVLRYPDVVDRLVLGVTNAGGANAGPQVIDKLDQMSTAEKLKLSDTRQDEAWAAANPEMVTRFEEQSRAAREALQGNPDFFRGFNNQVQAVLQHDTFNRLQQITAPTLVFGGRYDGSNPPEITRALADQIPGARYELFESGHGSWYFDPAAWQLIIEFLRG, encoded by the coding sequence ATGTCTTTTATAAAAGTTAATGGGATTAACCTCCATTATGAAATCCGTGGCAGCGGACCCCGCGTCCTTTTTCTTCACGGTATAGGTGCGGACCTAAAGAACCTTGTTGGTATTTTCAATTCTCCGGTGCCGCAGCAGTTTACTGTACTCGCCTTTGACTACCGCGGTCTGGGGGAGTCGGACAGCCCCGCTGAACCTTTCAGCATTGCTGATATGGCCGAAGACGCCGCCGGTCTGGCGGCAGCTGTCGGCTGGGACCGGTATCATGTTCTCGGTGCCTCCATGGGAGGGATGGTGGCCCAGGAGCTGGTGCTGCGGTATCCTGATGTGGTTGACAGGCTTGTCCTTGGAGTTACCAATGCAGGAGGCGCTAATGCCGGACCACAGGTGATAGATAAGCTTGATCAAATGTCTACAGCTGAGAAGCTGAAACTGTCCGATACCCGGCAAGACGAGGCTTGGGCTGCTGCCAACCCGGAGATGGTCACCCGTTTCGAGGAACAGTCCAGGGCAGCCAGGGAGGCCTTACAGGGCAACCCGGATTTTTTCCGGGGCTTCAATAACCAAGTGCAGGCCGTTTTACAGCATGACACCTTTAACCGCCTGCAGCAGATTACTGCCCCGACCCTTGTTTTCGGCGGGCGCTATGATGGCAGTAATCCGCCTGAGATAACCCGGGCGCTGGCTGACCAAATTCCGGGGGCGCGTTATGAACTGTTTGAATCCGGGCATGGCAGCTGGTATTTTGATCCGGCGGCATGGCAATTGATTATTGAATTTCTCCGTGGTTAA
- the abc-f gene encoding ribosomal protection-like ABC-F family protein, whose protein sequence is MSLLVLENIVKEYGNQCVLNCVSLRVERGERVALVGPNGAGKTTLLKIAMGLENSDCGTVNMARNIKVGYLSQDLADVEGSELTADTIVRYEKVSILERRLRELEHQMAEHSGNSDETSYRRLMDEYSRILIKYEAMDGYTIETKIRKMLVGLGLRKETLSTPLSRLSGGEKMRVSVARILLEEPDLLLLDEPTNHLDIRATEWFEGFLKKFKGGILLVSHDRYFLDRVATRVAELENGSICIRSGNYSNYIQHKKQLGQFVLSEQKRLRWTIRNAKETAQGLKSRGNIKGSKSREKEVKKLNKELQTNLEAVKKQEHLHRAAGPKIKFKKVRHVSKDIAWADNLKKSFGEVTLFAGAAFHLIGGERIGIIGPNGCGKSTLINMLLGKDKDYEGFLRLGEWVRYAYMGQEVLFDNDEMTMLQLVLSQKEMKEREARDHLAWFQFYGDEVNKKIQVLSGGERVRLYLACVMLEDADCLILDEPTNHLDMPARDAVEAALKEFKGTIIAVTHDRYYLTHCVEKILEIENGKINTYQGNYEFYKQTKFGTDEEAAEDKVLNNKNYNNRKPDKNVNSFKIKAMEKERQEVEARIITLEAKIKEMEGSFDASTPLEKYQEYDELVKEIDRLYSEWS, encoded by the coding sequence ATGAGTTTATTGGTACTCGAAAACATAGTAAAAGAATATGGCAATCAATGTGTGTTAAACTGTGTTAGTCTAAGGGTCGAAAGAGGTGAAAGAGTAGCTCTGGTAGGTCCTAACGGCGCCGGTAAAACCACATTGCTTAAGATTGCCATGGGCCTTGAGAACAGTGATTGCGGTACTGTCAACATGGCACGGAATATCAAGGTGGGATATCTCAGTCAGGATTTGGCAGATGTCGAGGGTTCTGAGCTAACGGCAGATACAATCGTTCGTTATGAGAAGGTCTCTATACTTGAGAGGAGACTCAGGGAACTGGAACACCAAATGGCTGAGCACAGTGGAAATTCAGATGAAACCTCATACAGGAGATTAATGGATGAGTATTCAAGAATCCTGATCAAATATGAGGCCATGGATGGATACACGATCGAAACCAAAATTCGTAAGATGCTGGTTGGCCTGGGTCTGCGCAAAGAGACTCTCAGTACTCCGCTTAGCAGGTTGAGCGGGGGAGAGAAAATGCGGGTTTCGGTTGCCCGGATTCTTTTAGAGGAACCGGATTTGCTGCTGCTTGATGAACCTACCAATCACCTTGATATCCGGGCAACTGAGTGGTTTGAAGGCTTCCTCAAAAAATTCAAGGGCGGCATACTGTTAGTTTCCCATGACAGGTATTTCCTGGACCGGGTGGCTACCAGAGTCGCAGAGCTTGAAAATGGCAGTATTTGTATCAGGAGCGGCAACTATTCAAACTACATTCAGCATAAAAAGCAGCTTGGCCAGTTTGTGCTGAGTGAACAGAAACGCCTGAGATGGACCATCAGAAATGCAAAAGAAACTGCACAGGGACTCAAAAGCAGAGGCAATATAAAGGGCTCCAAAAGCAGGGAAAAAGAGGTAAAAAAGCTGAATAAGGAGCTGCAAACGAACCTGGAAGCAGTTAAAAAGCAGGAGCATCTTCACCGGGCGGCGGGTCCTAAAATAAAATTCAAGAAGGTCAGGCATGTCAGCAAGGACATCGCCTGGGCAGATAATCTGAAGAAAAGCTTTGGCGAGGTGACGCTGTTTGCCGGTGCCGCTTTCCATTTAATAGGGGGAGAAAGAATCGGTATCATCGGTCCTAACGGGTGTGGGAAATCCACACTTATTAACATGCTGCTGGGCAAGGATAAAGATTATGAAGGCTTCCTCAGGCTTGGTGAATGGGTAAGATATGCCTATATGGGTCAGGAAGTACTTTTTGATAATGATGAGATGACCATGCTGCAGCTTGTGTTATCCCAAAAGGAGATGAAGGAGAGGGAGGCCAGGGACCATCTGGCCTGGTTCCAGTTTTACGGGGATGAGGTTAATAAAAAAATACAGGTCTTAAGCGGTGGAGAACGTGTCCGGCTTTACCTGGCATGTGTGATGCTGGAGGATGCAGACTGTCTGATCCTCGATGAACCTACCAATCATCTTGATATGCCGGCAAGGGATGCAGTGGAAGCGGCATTAAAGGAATTTAAGGGGACCATTATAGCTGTTACCCATGACAGATACTACCTCACACATTGTGTGGAAAAAATACTTGAAATCGAAAACGGAAAGATAAATACCTATCAAGGAAACTATGAATTCTACAAACAGACTAAATTCGGCACTGATGAGGAAGCTGCCGAAGACAAGGTTTTGAATAATAAGAACTACAATAACAGAAAACCTGATAAGAATGTAAACAGTTTTAAAATCAAAGCCATGGAGAAAGAGAGGCAGGAGGTTGAAGCTCGGATAATTACTCTTGAGGCTAAAATTAAGGAGATGGAAGGATCGTTTGATGCGTCAACTCCCTTAGAAAAATATCAGGAATATGATGAGCTAGTAAAAGAAATTGACAGGCTGTACAGTGAGTGGAGTTGA
- a CDS encoding VOC family protein, translating to MYRFSHVGIVVENMEESVDFYTRVLDCQIHKQHRDENIQFTLLRSDNQEIELLKFPRDEKERKEGVISHIAFAVENIEREISRLHERGVKLVGDQPREVLGGMKIFFFSGPNGESIEFVQYHQ from the coding sequence ATGTATCGTTTCTCTCATGTGGGAATAGTTGTGGAAAATATGGAGGAATCGGTGGACTTTTATACCAGAGTTCTGGACTGTCAGATCCACAAACAGCATCGGGACGAAAACATTCAGTTCACCCTGTTGAGGTCAGATAATCAGGAGATTGAACTGCTGAAATTCCCTCGCGACGAAAAGGAGAGAAAAGAAGGAGTAATCAGTCACATTGCCTTTGCTGTAGAGAATATAGAGAGGGAAATCAGCCGTCTTCATGAAAGGGGAGTAAAGCTGGTTGGTGACCAACCCCGGGAGGTTTTAGGCGGGATGAAGATATTTTTCTTTAGCGGTCCCAATGGTGAGAGTATTGAATTTGTTCAGTATCACCAATAG
- a CDS encoding futalosine hydrolase — translation MKYDLNTGTPRTLSTENPARRILVMTAVPAEREAVLRGLNGDKRFDVLLAGVGPAAAAASTARALAEAQERLLAQVSADTGPGYGLVVSAGIGGGFPGIAEVGSLVVATGIVAADLGVETEESFISLDELGLGSTTIQVDSQLVHCLTEAFRATKLPVVSGPVLTVSTATGTTAGAAVLARRIPGAAAEAMEGYGAAVAAADCGIPILEIRAISNLIGPRDLTKWRIKEALDVLEAAGSALLEVLP, via the coding sequence ATGAAATATGATTTAAACACAGGTACTCCGCGTACTTTGTCTACGGAAAACCCTGCCAGGCGTATCCTGGTGATGACTGCTGTACCGGCAGAAAGAGAGGCTGTACTGCGCGGACTGAATGGTGACAAAAGGTTTGATGTGCTGCTGGCAGGTGTTGGCCCGGCTGCAGCTGCAGCCAGCACAGCAAGGGCTCTGGCGGAGGCACAGGAACGGTTACTGGCACAGGTATCTGCAGATACCGGGCCTGGTTATGGCCTGGTAGTGAGTGCCGGTATTGGTGGAGGCTTTCCTGGCATCGCTGAGGTTGGTTCCCTGGTTGTAGCTACCGGAATTGTGGCTGCAGATCTGGGAGTGGAGACAGAGGAAAGTTTCATCAGCCTGGACGAACTAGGCCTTGGGTCAACCACTATACAGGTTGACAGTCAACTGGTACACTGCTTGACTGAGGCCTTCCGTGCAACAAAGCTCCCGGTTGTCAGCGGACCTGTGCTCACCGTATCGACTGCAACAGGAACAACCGCCGGTGCTGCAGTACTGGCCCGAAGGATACCGGGCGCGGCAGCTGAGGCTATGGAGGGCTATGGCGCTGCGGTAGCGGCTGCGGACTGCGGCATCCCCATATTGGAAATCCGCGCCATATCAAATTTAATAGGGCCGCGTGACCTGACCAAATGGCGCATTAAAGAGGCTCTGGATGTTCTGGAAGCTGCCGGCTCGGCATTGTTGGAGGTATTACCATGA